One window of the Camelus dromedarius isolate mCamDro1 chromosome 15, mCamDro1.pat, whole genome shotgun sequence genome contains the following:
- the PCBP1 gene encoding poly(rC)-binding protein 1: MDAGVTESGLNVTLTIRLLMHGKEVGSIIGKKGESVKRIREESGARINISEGNCPERIITLTGPTNAIFKAFAMIIDKLEEDINSSMTNSTAASRPPVTLRLVVPATQCGSLIGKGGCKIKEIRESTGAQVQVAGDMLPNSTERAITIAGVPQSVTECVKQICLVMLETLSQSPQGRVMTIPYQPMPASSPVICAGGQDRCSDAAGYPHATHDLEGPPLDAYSIQGQHTISPLDLAKLNQVARQQSHFAMMHGGTGFAGIDSSSPEVKGYWASLDASTQTTHELTIPNNLIGCIIGRQGANINEIRQMSGAQIKIANPVEGSSGRQVTITGSAASISLAQYLINARLSSEKGMGCS; the protein is encoded by the coding sequence ATGGATGCCGGTGTGACTGAAAGTGGACTAAATGTGACTCTCACCATTCGGCTGCTTATGCACGGAAAGGAAGTAGGAAGCATCATTGGGAAGAAAGGGGAGTCGGTTAAGAGAATCCGCGAGGAGAGTGGCGCGCGGATCAACATCTCGGAGGGGAATTGTCCGGAGAGAATCATCACTCTGACCGGCCCCACCAATGCCATCTTTAAGGCCTTCGCCATGATCATCGACAAGCTGGAAGAAGATATCAACAGCTCCATGACCAACAGCACGGCGGCCAGCAGGCCCCCGGTCACCCTGAGGCTGGTGGTGCCGGCCACCCAGTGCGGCTCCCTGATTGGGAAAGGCGGGTGTAAGATCAAAGAAATCCGCGAGAGTACGGGGGCCCAGGTCCAGGTGGCGGGGGATATGCTGCCCAACTCCACCGAGCGGGCCATCACCATTGCTGGCGTGCCGCAGTCTGTCACCGAGTGTGTCAAGCAGATCTGCCTGGTCATGCTGGAGACGCTCTCCCAGTCTCCGCAAGGGAGAGTCATGACCATTCCGTACCAGCCCATGCCGGCCAGCTCTCCAGTCATCTGCGCGGGCGGCCAAGATCGGTGCAGCGACGCTGCGGGCTACCCTCACGCCACCCATGACCTGGAGGGACCACCTCTAGATGCCTACTCGATTCAAGGACAACACACCATTTCTCCGCTCGATCTGGCCAAGCTGAACCAGGTGGCAAGACAGCAGTCTCACTTTGCCATGATGCACGGCGGGACCGGATTCGCCGGAATTGACTCCAGCTCTCCAGAGGTGAAAGGCTATTGGGCAAGTTTGGATGCATCTACTCAAACCACCCATGAACTCACCATTCCAAATAACTTAATTGGCTGCATAATTGGGCGCCAAGGCGCCAACATTAATGAGATCCGCCAGATGTCGGGGGCCCAGATCAAAATTGCCAACCCAGTGGAAGGCTCTTCTGGTAGGCAGGTTACTATCACTGGTTCTGCTGCCAGTATTAGTCTGGCCCAATATCTAATCAATGCCAGGCTTTCTTCTGAGAAGGGCATGGGGTGCAGCTAG